A genomic window from Silene latifolia isolate original U9 population chromosome 11, ASM4854445v1, whole genome shotgun sequence includes:
- the LOC141613077 gene encoding uncharacterized protein LOC141613077 — translation MWKILIWRIITDTLPVGVNFERRNIQLEIRCKLCGYEEHSTETMEHLFRDCEISKWLWACTELGIRASQTHRMDIRKWVMQWINYLEKLEEGTSRIIRFMATLWCIWCVRNRIVFKRESFHPFLFLNLWIQEVRKADEAMLVCNKDKVKKTQEAEEMGDETGKWIRESKPFFAIGAHYNCECTRVMVDAGWKSKEKASVGWVAYTETGQLMVEKYKAIKAESALQAEALGLHEVVLWAKEEGRWHVEVSTDCLPLIAFFAGSEKARHMTKEILEDILALSGYFHCLSFSYIPRSSNKVAHSLAKKAMTS, via the coding sequence ATGTGGAAGATACTAATTTGGAGAATCATTACTGATACACTGCCTGTGGGAGTCAATTTTGAAAGGAGAAATATTCAACTTGAGATAAGGTGCAAATTATGTGGATATGAAGAGCACAGTACTGAGACAATGGAACACCTTTTCAGGGATTGTGAAATTTCAAAGTGGCTTTGGGCATGCACGGAACTTGGTATTCGAGCATCACAAACACATAGGATGGATATTAGGAAATGGGTAATGCAGTGGATCAACTACTTAGAGAAACTTGAGGAGGGTACTAGTCGCATCATACGATTTATGGCTACATTATGGTGTATATGGTGTGTAAGGAATAGAATTGTATTCAAAAGGGAGAGCTTTCATCCATTTCTTTTCCTAAACTTATGGATCCAGGAAGTACGAAAAGCGGATGAAGCTATGCTTGTATGCAACAAGGATAAAGTGAAAAAGACCCAAGAGGCAGAGGAAATGGGTGATGAAACGGGAAAGTGGATAAGGGAGAGTAAGCCTTTCTTCGCGATAGGTGCACATTACAATTGTGAGTGCACTAGAGTTATGGTTGATGCAGGATGGAAGTCAAAGGAAAAGGCAAGCGTAGGATGGGTGGCGTACACTGAAACAGGTCAACTAATGGTGGAGAAGTACAAGGCAATCAAAGCTGAATCAGCCCTGCAAGCGGAAGCTTTGGGATTACACGAAGTTGTCCTTTGGGCTAAAGAGGAGGGGCGGTGGCATGTGGAAGTTTCGACTGACTGTCTACCTCTTATTGCTTTTTTTGCAGGTTCGGAGAAAGCTCGTCACATGACTAAAGAGATACTTGAAGATATTCTAGCTCTCAGTGGATATTTTCATTGTCTATCCTTTAGTTATATTCCTAGGTCATCCAATAAGGTGGCTCATAGCCTTGCTAAGAAGGCTATGACTAGTTAG
- the LOC141611362 gene encoding uncharacterized protein LOC141611362, with the protein MDPNTPRAEAERWLGIAVKLLTARDFLGSKTFAIRARESDPNNQVSDQILAVIETVLAGEKRVNSSQHPDWYTVLQLPRLVRDPELIANHYRKLVTLLNPDRNRVPFADYALQLVMDAWSILSDPNKKWLFDNELAVYLQRLVEEQQQQIPQQQQQAQQQQPQSQTVAAATAAAVQQQQQINTFQFFQPPPQQQLQQQQQQQLPQAAGSMWQQQEDHFSQNNNNFSSGGSSNQLQQIEFMQMQQQLPLRPQLQQQQQQQQPLQLPPQWQMRDPTPAKGGDRNKGVVNAIAGSGLGMSANTTVPLISTPIMQTLMMPIPGLVQAQQSPVVVPVQHQTHPVEVRTSLVDGNVVIDNIVNNNNNNNNNAGVVHENNDAVNANANVAANEGNKGGEKEVESFWTSCPYCLYIFEYQVVYKECTLRCQNCGRGFHAVQIPNPPPISDEGGGGGGGGEKGKDSKESSFCCWGFFPLGFSSVAWKKQNKMGKSNVGTNWVPFSPMFACPVENGSEKFQWFESNGGAAVGPKKTVRPQPSQPRVYIDDDLEDFNSDPSDSDSSDDDWRRQRQNAPEKKKKKRKRRKVRTGRPPKHKHGVVNVQKQANHNSAVERGVSASGNHLEGGSNTQNVVVFSLAAGATKEDARRRVATATLTRNQARRRTKNMGRLDLNVEFNNEGDEQAPTASTVNGGEVGVENIEFFEGLDEFFSTLPILNVDGDEKAKPS; encoded by the coding sequence ATGGACCCAAATACCCCTAGAGCGGAAGCGGAACGGTGGTTAGGGATAGCCGTAAAGTTATTAACAGCACGTGATTTTCTCGGGTCAAAGACATTCGCGATCCGAGCACGTGAATCCGACCCGAATAACCAAGTTTCCGACCAAATACTTGCTGTTATTGAAACCGTGTTAGCCGGTGAGAAACGGGTCAACTCTTCGCAACATCCGGATTGGTATACGGTTCTTCAACTTCCTCGGTTAGTCCGCGACCCGGAATTGATTGCTAATCATTATCGGAAGTTGGTTACGTTGCTTAACCCGGATAGGAATCGGGTTCCGTTTGCGGATTATGCTTTGCAGTTGGTTATGGATGCTTGGTCTATTTTATCCGATCCGAATAAAAAATGGTTATTTGATAACGAACTCGCTGTTTATTTACAGCGGCTTGTTGAGGAACAGCAGCAACAGATTCCGCAACAGCAACAGCAGGCGCAGCAGCAGCAGCCGCAGTCGCAGACTGTGGCTGCTGCGACTGCGGCTGCtgtgcagcagcagcagcagattAATACTTTTCAGTTTTTTCAACCGCCGCCTCAGCAGCAgttgcagcagcagcagcagcagcaactgCCGCAGGCGGCGGGGTCAATGTGGCAACAACAAGAAGATCATTTCTCCcagaataataataattttagTAGTGGTGGTAGTAGTAATCAGTTGCAGCAGATAGAGTTCATGCAAATGCAACAGCAATTGCCACTGCGGCCGCAACTGCAACAGCAACAGCAACAGCAGCAGCCATTGCAGTTGCCGCCACAGTGGCAGATGCGGGACCCAACACCGGCGAAAGGTGGGGATAGGAATAAGGGGGTGGTTAATGCGATTGCTGGTAGTGGATTAGGGATGTCAGCCAATACGACTGTACCTTTAATTAGTACACCAATAATGCAGACCCTAATGATGCCTATACCGGGTTTAGTACAGGCTCAGCAGTCGCCTGTTGTGGTGCCAGTACAGCATCAAACGCACCCGGTTGAGGTGAGAACTTCATTGGTTGATGGAAATGTTGTTAttgataatattgttaataataataataataataataataatgctggTGTTGTGCATGAGAATAATGATGCTGTTAATGCGAATGCTAATGTTGCTGCTAATGAGGGTAATAAGGGAGGGGAAAAGGAGGTTGAGAGTTTCTGGACGTCTTGCCCTTACTGTCTTTACATATTCGAGTATCAGGTAGTGTATAAGGAGTGTACTCTTAGGTGTCAGAATTGTGGGAGGGGGTTTCATGCTGTACAGATTCCGAATCCCCCTCCAATTAGTGAtgaaggtggtggtggtggtggtggtggtgagaaGGGTAAGGACTCTAAGGAGAGTTCATTTTGTTGTTGGGGTTTTTTCCCATTAGGGTTTTCGTCTGTAGCCTGGAAGAAGCAAAATAAAATGGGAAAGTCGAATGTGGGGACAAATTGGGTGCCTTTCTCGCCCATGTTTGCTTGCCCTGTGGAAAATGGGAGTGAGAAATTTCAATGGTTTGAAAGTAATGGTGGGGCAGCTGTTGGGCCTAAGAAGACGGTCAGGCCGCAGCCTTCACAGCCTAGGGTTTATATTGATGATGATTTAGAAGATTTTAATTCGGATCCTAGTGATTCTGACTCGTCTGATGATGATTGGCGGAGACAGAGACAGAATGCtcctgaaaagaagaaaaagaagagaaagagaagaAAGGTTAGGACTGGTAGGCCACCGAAACATAAGCATGGAGTCGTAAATGTTCAAAAGCAGGCAAATCATAATTCAGCCGTCGAACGTGGAGTTTCTGCTAGTGGCAATCATTTGGAAGGTGGGTCTAATACACAAAATGTTGTTGTTTTTAGTTTGGCTGCTGGAGCTACTAAGGAGGATGCAAGAAGGAGGGTAGCGACAGCTACCCTTACGAGGAATCAAGCTAGAAGAAGGACGAAAAATATGGGGAGATTAGACTTGAATGTGGAGTTCAATAATGAGGGTGATGAGCAAGCTCCTACAGCGAGCACTGTAAATGGGGGAGAAGTTGGGGTTGAAAACATAGAGTTTTTTGAAGGTCTTGATGAGTTTTTTAGTACTTTGCCCATATTAAATGTTGATGGGGATGAGAAGGCTAAGCCATCTTAG